From the Methanobrevibacter sp. genome, the window TAATGATAACATGTAGTGTATGCGGTCATTTAAATGATTCCTCAAGAGCAACATGTGAAGAATGTGGATCTGATTTGTCAGACAGTCCAGATTGGGGAAATGATTTTGATGATGGTGATGATATAAACTATGATGATTTTGAAGAATTTGGATATGCTGATGATGGATACTTTGATTAATTGATTTGAATGTCAACTGCAATAGATTTTCAATAAATTTGGAATAGATTTGGAATAGATTTTGAAGATTGATTTAAATACAGATTTTTATAAATTATTATTCATGTCAATTTTAAATATTGAAGTTTTAAAGAAAATAATTGAAAATATACCTGAAGATTATGATGTTGAATTTTATAATGGCACTACCAATGTTCCGCTTAGTGACAAAGTAGAAATTGATGTTAGTGGCAAAAGGATATTATTCAAATCCTAAATATTTGAATTTTGCAATATCGTAACATGAAAATTTTAATCAAAATACTCCATCTAATCTTTACATTAAATTTTTTAATGCTAATCGAATTTTTATAAAAGTAGTTGATGGTCATATAATTTCATCCTACTGCAGAAAAATGAAAATATTTAATTAACATGAGCTCGATAAAAAGTAGTGTTGAGAGAACATAAGTATGACAACTTTCGCATGCCCTTTCATATAACTCTCTCCGAATCAATAATTAATTAATAGTTTGACTTCAAGTTATATAAAATTTAATGAAAAAAAAATAAAAAAAATAAATTAATTTGGATTTACAGTAACATTGCCTTCATATATACATCCCTGATATTTATCATGGCCTGCAAAAGTGAAATTACCGTAGTAGTTGTCACCGCCCACATCAGGCAGATATTCCTCATTTTCAATAACAAATTCACCATTTTCATCAGTGACTACATCAACAATTGTTCCCATTTGATATCCAGGTTTGTGGAATGTGATTGTCTGATTTGCAACACCATTACCATATGAATCAACAAGCATTCCTGAAAATGAATCTCCTTCAGTTACTTGAGTTTCATTAACAATTATGAAAGTTGAAACATTATTGTTGAACTGGAACCAGAATATCCCAATGCAAATTACAAAAGCTACTAATAATAAAATTAAAAATTTACTTTGTTTTTCCATTTAAGCACTACCTAAAATAGCTTCACGTACTTTATCAACTGCAATTTGTTTTTTTGCAGGAAAAGCAGCGATTTTAACTCTTAGATGGATTGAATCGCCTTTATCTAAAATAGTTAATTTTTCATCTAGAGCATCGGCTTTGTCAAATCTTAAAAACCAGTTTCCCTTTTCATCAATTTTCTGCTCTAAATCATTGTTTAACTTTTCCAAATCAACAGATTCTAAAAGTTTGTTAAAAAAAGTCTTTGTGTATCTTTTTTTAGATACCATCCCGGATAAGATTATAATCTTATCTTCAAGTAATCCTTCAGCTTCTTCTGATTCTATTTCAGCTTCAGGAAGTAAGTTTAAAATAGCTTGAGAAATTTCATCAACACTTTCATCTTCATAAACGAAAGCTCTGAATTTAATATTATGAATCATTTTAATCAAAAATAAAAAGGAAAGAAGAAAAACTATAAGTTTCTTCTTCTAGCTTGTTCTGAGCCTTTTCCTTTAGATTTAATTCCACGTCCTTTGTTACCAGCACTAGTTAAGCCTCTGAGAGCTCTGTTAGTGTGTTTTTTGGAACAAATCCAATTGATTTTTTTATCGTTAACGATAGAAGGACTTTGTGGATCA encodes:
- a CDS encoding Ig-like domain-containing protein — its product is MEKQSKFLILLLVAFVICIGIFWFQFNNNVSTFIIVNETQVTEGDSFSGMLVDSYGNGVANQTITFHKPGYQMGTIVDVVTDENGEFVIENEEYLPDVGGDNYYGNFTFAGHDKYQGCIYEGNVTVNPN
- a CDS encoding RNA-binding protein — encoded protein: MIHNIKFRAFVYEDESVDEISQAILNLLPEAEIESEEAEGLLEDKIIILSGMVSKKRYTKTFFNKLLESVDLEKLNNDLEQKIDEKGNWFLRFDKADALDEKLTILDKGDSIHLRVKIAAFPAKKQIAVDKVREAILGSA